In one Amia ocellicauda isolate fAmiCal2 chromosome 2, fAmiCal2.hap1, whole genome shotgun sequence genomic region, the following are encoded:
- the ttr gene encoding transthyretin gives MGRAMIFIFFAAAIFLCDAAPVDQAEHGVTDNKCPLMVKILDAVRGMPAAAIKLKVLKLTEEKTWKEAATGVTDQTGEVHGLIAEADFSAGVYKVEFDTKSYWKAEGRTPFHEVAEVVFEANTDGHRHYTLALLLSPFSYTTTAVVTEAHP, from the exons ATGGGCCGTGCCATGATCTTTATCTTTTTTGCTGCCGCCATCTTTCTCTGTGATGCTGCACCAGTG GACCAGGCCGAACATGGGGTTACTGACAATAAGTGCCCCCTGATGGTGAAGATTCTTGATGCTGTACGAGGAATGCCAGCAGCCGCCATCAAACTGAAAGTCCTGAAACTGACAGAAGAGAAGACATGGAAGGAGGCAGCCACTGG GGTTACTGACCAGACAGGGGAAGTTCATGGTTTAATCGCAGAAGCTGACTTTTCTGCAGGAGTTTACAAGGTGGAGTTTGATACAAAATCTTACTGGAAGGCCGAGGGTAGAACCCCTTTCCACGAGGTGGCAGAG GTGGTGTTTGAAGCCAATACTGATGGCCACCGTCACTACACCCTGGCTCTTCTGCTGAGCCCTTTCTCATACACAACTACTGCTGTGGTCACCGAGGCACACCCATAG